CGTGTATCCGAACTGCTCGCGATTCGCTGGCAAGATCTTTACTGGGAGCGTGATGGTTCTGGTCGTCTGACGGTTCCCGTTTCAAAGTCCGATCAAGAGGGACAGGGTGCGGTACTTTACCTAGGATCACTCACAATGAGACGCCTACGGGTTTGGCGCAAGTTGCAGCGTAATGTTGGGGATCATGTATTCACAGGTATCCGGCGTGGAGGTTCAGTCCAGTCGACACCTTTGACCCGCCAGTCGGTTCGCCGCTTAGTGGTTGCGCACGCAAAGCGTTACCTGCCAGATCTGTTTCCCGATGGCGAATATGCGGGAACTGGCGCATCCTCGCACTCATTCCGCATTGGCTCGGCTCAGAGTCTTGCCCGCCGCGGTGCCACACTTCCTCAGTTGCAGATTGCCGGTCGATGGAAGTCTCCGTCGATGCCTGCCGTGTATTGCCGAAATGAGGCAGCTGGCTCTGGCGCCATGGCACGCCTCCGCTATGGTCGAGATTAGGACTAAATAAGACTCGGTTCTCTTCAAGGGGTCTCCAGAATACAACTTGAGTCAGCTTGTTTCAATGACGGTCCGAGGGAGAGTACATATAATAGTCTAAATAAATTAGGCTGATTTTCGTCCGATTTGGACTGTTTGGCAGAACGGACTG
This window of the Rhodothermaceae bacterium genome carries:
- a CDS encoding tyrosine-type recombinase/integrase, whose amino-acid sequence is MSDLIPPTDRLSAIEGEGRSTASPDVHVLMEASLAPRTREAYRSEWKKLSAWLDARPLCDELLAEYLAFLHKKGLAPASVSLAIAAVRCICRLAEVESPVGPMTTSVMGGIRRKGRGRGRGQVTPIRFRDADLLAMMIEREPSPSSPEAAARDAALVSTMSDALLRVSELLAIRWQDLYWERDGSGRLTVPVSKSDQEGQGAVLYLGSLTMRRLRVWRKLQRNVGDHVFTGIRRGGSVQSTPLTRQSVRRLVVAHAKRYLPDLFPDGEYAGTGASSHSFRIGSAQSLARRGATLPQLQIAGRWKSPSMPAVYCRNEAAGSGAMARLRYGRD